The genomic region GGCCAAAGGATCAGGAGAGCAACCAGAAATTGTAGAAGTATCACCAGATGCTCTCATTCCTTATGCAGCAGTAGTACCGCATCAAGCAGAGGTCATTTTCCGCCAGCGGTTTGAGATGACAGACAAGGAATTGGAAGAGCGAATCGAGTCTTATTATGACGGGGAAAATCTTTTCCGCTCTATCAAGATTCGTGGGGAATTTTCACATATGCATGTGCGTATGATTCCCAAGTCGACACCAGAGACCAAGTTTGCTGATGTCGCAACCCATCAACCTGAATATCGTCGTGACAATGTGGTGGGAACCATCGTTGGTTTCTGGACGCCAGAGATTTTCCATGGAGTCAGTGTGGCAGGCTATCATCTACACTTCATCTCAGATGATTTGACCTTCGGTGGGCATGTCATGGACTTTGTCATCAAGGAAGGGATTATCGAGGTGGGAGCGGTTGACCAGTTGGACCAACGTTTTCCAGTCCAAGATCGTCAATACTTGTTTGCTAAGTTCAATGTTGACGAGATGAAAAAAGATATTGAAAAGGCGGAATAGGAGAAGAAAATGACCATTCATATCATTATTACCATGTTGCTGTTGCTGGCTTTCTTGATAGGAAGCATTTGGTATGCCAAAAAGAAACACCAGATTAATCTAGCTGTCTTGGGCTTGGGGGCTGTTGCCTTCTTTGTCTCTTCACAGATTTTGGAAAAACTGGTGCATATCTTGGTTTTACATCCTCAAAAAGACGGTAGTATTGCCCTCTTACAAGACCATCCGCTTGTCTATATCATCTATGGCCTAGCCATGGCAGCATTTTTTGAGGAAACGGCTCGTCTTATTTTCTTCAAATGGTTGGAGAAAAAGAGAAGTTTGGAAAAGGCAGATGCCTTGGCTTATGGATTGGGGCATGGTGGCTTGGAGTTGATTTTCCTAGGTCTTACTAGTTTGATTAATCTCTACATCGTTCTCTCAGCAGTTCAAACTCAGAATCCACAGGTCATGCAATTGCTGTCTGAAAATATGTTAAAAACCATTCAGTCACTTTCTGTCTGGCAGATTTATTTGCTTGGTTTTGAGCGAATTTTGGCTCTAGGTTTCCAATTGCTTTTGACTGTTTGGGTTTACCAAGCTGTTCGCCAGAAGAAATGGATTTATCTCCTAGCAGCCTATGGCCTACATGCCTTCTTTGACCTGGCACCATCTCTAGCCCAAGTTGGCTGGCTTACAAGTCCAGTCTTAGTTGAAGTCATTCTACTAGTTGAACTGATCCTAGTTGCCTATGGAACCAAGGCTATCTTTTGCAAAAAATCATAAGAAAAAGGGGGAAACCTCTTTTTTTGTTTAAAATAAGCCCAAGATTTTTTTAGGGTCGTCAAATGGTCTTAAAAATGGTATAATGGAATGAATTTTGTAAAAGGAAGAGTGTCATGTCAGTAAAAGAAAACATGCTTGAAATCTTAGAAGGGATTGATATCCGTTTCAAAGAACCCTTGCATAGCTATAGTTATACAAAAGTAGGTGGAGAGGCCGATTATTTGGTCTTTCCACGAAATCGTTTTGAGTTGGCGCGCGTTGTCAAATTTGCCAATCAAGAAAATATCCCTTGGATGGTGCTGGGAAATGCTAGCAACATCATTGTTCGTGATGGTGGGATTCGTGGATTTGTTATCTTGTGTGACAAGCTCAATCATGTTTCCGTTGATGGCTATACCATCGAAGCTGAGGCTGGTGCTAACTTGATTGAAACAACTCGCATTGCCCTCCGTCATAGTTTGACTGGTTTTGAGTTTGCTTGTGGTATTCCTGGAAGTGTCGGTGGTGCTGTCTTTATGAATGCGGGTGCCTATGGTGGCGAGATTGCCCACATCTTACAGTCTTGTAAAATTTTGACCAAGGATGGAGAAATCGAGACCCTATCTGTCAAGGACTTGGCTTTTGGTTACCGCCATTCAGCCATTCAGGAGTCTGGTGCAGTTGTCTTATCAGCTAAATTTGCCCTAGCCCCAGGAAGCCATCCGGTTATCAAGCAAGAAATGGATCGCTTGACGCATCTACGTGAACTCAAGCAACCTTTAGAATATCCATCTTGTGGTTCGGTCTTTAAGCGTCCAGTAGGGCATTTTGCAGGTCAGTTAATTTCTGAAGCTGGCTTGAAAGGCTATCGTATTGGTGGAGTAGAAGTCTCAGAAAAACACGCAGGTTTTATGATCAATGTCGCTGATGGAACGGCTAAAGACTACGAGGACTTGATTGAGTCTGTTATCGAAAAAGTCAAGGAACACTCTGGCGTTACTCTTGAGAGAGAAGTTCGTATCTTGGGTGAAAGCAAGTAGGAAGCTGTAGTTGAAAAGCTGCTGCTATGTCATGGAAAGGGGGTGAAAGCCTATCGTCAGTGCAGAAGAATGTAGGCAGTTCAATCTCCTACGCGAGGTAGTAGCGGCCTGACAGAGCCCTGATCTGTTAATCTATGAAAAAGAAGGAATAAATGACAATTGAAAAAACCAATTATTGAATTCAAAAACGTCTCTAAAGTTTTTGAAGACAGCAACACCAAGGTTCTCAAAGATATCAACTTTGAGTTGGAAGAAGGGAAGTTCTATACTCTTCTAGGCGCGTCTGGTTCAGGGAAATCAACTATCCTTAACATCATTGCAGGTTTACTGGATGCTACGACTGGAGATATTTTGCTGGACGGTGTTCGTATCAACGACATCCCAACCAACAAGCGAGACGTCCATACGGTCTTCCAATCCTATGCCTTGTTTCCACATATGAATGTGTTTGAAAATGTTGCCTTTCCACTCCGCTTGCGTAAAATTGACAAGAAAGAAATCGAGAAACGCGTAGCGGAAGTTCTCAAGATGGTTCAGTTAGAAGGTTACGAAAAACGTTCCATCCGTAAACTCTCTGGAGGACAACGTCAGCGTGTGGCTATTGCACGTGCCATCATCAACCAACCTCGTGTGGTTTTGTTGGACGAGCCTTTGTCAGCGTTGGACTTAAAATTACGAACAGACATGCAGTACGAACTGCGTGAACTGCAACAACGATTGGGAATCACCTTTGTTTTTGTTACTCACGATCAGGAAGAAGCTTTGGCTATGAGTGACTGGATTTTTGTTATGAACGATGGTGAGATTGTCCAGTCAGGAACACCTGTGGACATCTACGACGAGCCAATTAACCACTTTGTTGCCACCTTTATCGGTGAGTCAAATATCTTGCCAGGAACCATGATTGAGGACTACTTGGTTGAGTTTAACGGCAAACGCTTTGAAGCGGTCGATGGTGGGATGAAGCCAAATGAACCTGTTGAGGTTGTTATTCGTCCAGAAGACTTGCGGATTACCCTTCCTGAAGAAGGCAAGCTCCAAGTTAAGGTCGATACCCAGCTTTTCCGTGGGGTTCACTATGAAATTATCGCCTATGACGAACTTGGAAATGAATGGATGATCCACTCGACTCGTAAGGCCATTGTTGGTGAGGAAATCGGTCTGGACTTTGAACCAGAAGACATCCACATCATGCGTCTCAATGAAACCGAAGAAGAGTTCGATGCTCGTATTGAGGAGTACGTAGAAATCGAAGAGCAAGAAGCAGGTCTGATCAATGCAATCGAGGAGGAAAGAGATGAAGAAAACAAGCTCTAAACTCTTTGTAGTGCCCTACATGCTTTGGATTGTACTCTTTGTCCTCGCACCCTTGGTCTTGATTTTCGGACAATCCTTTTTCAACATTGAAGGTCAGTTTAGTTTAGAAAATTATAAATCTTACTTTGCGTCACAAAACTTGACCTATCTTAAAATGAGTTTCAACTCAGTGCTTTATGCAGGGATTGTGACCTTTGTGACCCTGCTTATCAGTTATCCGACAGCCCTCTTTTTGACCCGTCTCAAACACCGTCAACTATGGCTTATGCTGATTATCCTGCCTACCTGGATCAATTTGCTCCTTAAAGCCTATGCCTTTATCGGAATTTTTGGTCAAAATGGCTCTATTAACCAATTTTTGGAATTTATCGGAATCGGTTCGCAACAGTTGCTCTTTACTGATTTCTCCTTTATTTTTGTCGCAAGCTACATCGAGCTCCCCTTTATGATTTTGCCCATTTTCAATGTCTTGGACGATATGGACAACAATCTCATCAATGCCAGCTATGACCTAGGTGCGACCAAGTGGGAAACCTTCCGCCATGTCATCTTCCCTTTATCGATGAATGGTGTGCGAAGTGGAGTTCAGTCTGTCTTTATCCCCAGCTTGAGCCTCTTCATGCTGACCCGTTTGATTGGTGGGAACCGTGTTATTACGCTGGGAACGGCTATTGAACAGAATTTCCTAACCAATGACAACTACGGTATGGGTTCAACCATCGGTGTAATTCTCATCTTGACCATGTTCATCACTATGTGGGTGACCAAGGAAAGGAGAGAACGATGAAAAAATTTGCCAACCTTTATCTGGGACTGGTCTTTCTTGTCCTCTACCTGCCAATCTTTTATCTGATTGGCTATGCCTTTAACGCAGGCAATGACATGAATAGCTTTACAGGCTTTAGCTTGAGCCATTTTAAAACTATGTTTGGCGATGGTCGCCTTATGTTGATTGTGACTCAGACCTTTTTCTTGGCCTTCCTGTCAGCCTTGATAGCGACCATTATCGGGACTTTTGGAGCTATTTATATCTACCAGTCTCGTAAGAAATACCAAGAAGCCTTTCTTTCACTCAATAATATCCTCATGGTTGCGCCTGATGTTATGATTGGTGCCAGCTTCTTGATTCTTTTTACTCAACTCAAGTTTTCACTTGGCTTTTTGACCGTTCTATCTAGTCACGTGGCCTTCTCGATTCCTATCGTGGTCTTGATGGTCCTGCCTCGTCTCAAGGAAATGAACGGTGACATGATTCATGCGGCCTATGACCTTGGTGCCAGTCAATTTCAGATGTTCAAGGAAATCATGCTTCCTTACCTGACACCGTCTATAATTGCAGGTTATTTCATGGCCTTCACCTATTCGCTAGATGACTTTGCCGTGACATTCTTTGTGACGGGAAATGGCTTTTCAACCCTGTCAGTCGAGATTTACTCTCGTGCTCGCAAGGGGATTTCGCTAGAAATCAATGCCCTGTCTGCCCTTGTCTTTCTCTTTAGTATTATCCTAGTTGTTGGTTATTACTTTATCTCACGTGAGAAGGAGGAGCAAGCATGAAAAAACTCTATTCATTTTTAGCAGGAATTGTAGCCATTATCCTCGTCTTATGGGGAATTGCGACGCATTTAGATAGTAAAATCAATAGCCGAGATAGTCAAAAACTGGTTATCTACAACTGGGGGGACTATATAGATCCTGAACTCTTGACTCAGTTCACAGAAGAAACAGGAATCCAAGTCCAGTACGAGACTTTTGACTCCAATGAAGCCATGTATACCAAGATCAAGCAGGGTGGAACGACCTACGATATTGCCATTCCTAGTGAATACATGATTAACAAGATGAAGGACGAAGACCTCTTGGTACCGCTTGATTATTCAAAACTTGAAGGTCTTGAAAATATCGGACCAGAGTTTCTCAACCAGTCCTTTGACCCAGGCAATAAATTCTCTATCCCTTACTTCTGGGGAACCTTAGGAATTGTCTACAATGAAACCATGGTAGATGAGGCTCCTGAGCATTGGGACGACCTCTGGAAACCAGAGTATAAGAACTCTATCATGCTCTTTGATGGGGCGCGTGAGGTATTGGGACTGGGGCTCAACTCCCTCGGCTACAGCCTCAACTCCAAGGATACCCAGCAGTTGGAAGAAACAGTGGATAAGCTCTATAAATTGACTCCAAATATCAAGGCTATTGTGGCGGATGAGATGAAGGGCTATATGATTCAGAACAACGCTGCTATCGGTGTGACCTTCTCAGGTGAAGCCAGCCAAATGCTAGAAAAAAATGAAAATCTACGCTATGTAGTACCGACTGAGGCCAGCAACCTTTGGTTTGACAATATGGTCATTCCCAAAACAGTCAAAAACCAAGACGCAGCCTATGCCTTTATCAACTTTATGTTGAAACCCGAAAATGCTCTTAAAAATGCGGAGTATGTCGGCTATTCAACACCAAACCTACCAGCTAAGGAACTACTCCCAGAGGAGAAAAAAGAAGACAAGGCCTTCTATCCAGATGCTGAAACCATGAAACACCTAGAAGTTTATGAGAAATTTGACCATAAATGGACGGGAAAATACAGCGACCTCTTCCTACAGTTTAAAATGTATCGGAAGTAGGAGAT from Streptococcus mitis NCTC 12261 harbors:
- a CDS encoding ABC transporter ATP-binding protein, which produces MKKPIIEFKNVSKVFEDSNTKVLKDINFELEEGKFYTLLGASGSGKSTILNIIAGLLDATTGDILLDGVRINDIPTNKRDVHTVFQSYALFPHMNVFENVAFPLRLRKIDKKEIEKRVAEVLKMVQLEGYEKRSIRKLSGGQRQRVAIARAIINQPRVVLLDEPLSALDLKLRTDMQYELRELQQRLGITFVFVTHDQEEALAMSDWIFVMNDGEIVQSGTPVDIYDEPINHFVATFIGESNILPGTMIEDYLVEFNGKRFEAVDGGMKPNEPVEVVIRPEDLRITLPEEGKLQVKVDTQLFRGVHYEIIAYDELGNEWMIHSTRKAIVGEEIGLDFEPEDIHIMRLNETEEEFDARIEEYVEIEEQEAGLINAIEEERDEENKL
- the murB gene encoding UDP-N-acetylmuramate dehydrogenase; this translates as MSVKENMLEILEGIDIRFKEPLHSYSYTKVGGEADYLVFPRNRFELARVVKFANQENIPWMVLGNASNIIVRDGGIRGFVILCDKLNHVSVDGYTIEAEAGANLIETTRIALRHSLTGFEFACGIPGSVGGAVFMNAGAYGGEIAHILQSCKILTKDGEIETLSVKDLAFGYRHSAIQESGAVVLSAKFALAPGSHPVIKQEMDRLTHLRELKQPLEYPSCGSVFKRPVGHFAGQLISEAGLKGYRIGGVEVSEKHAGFMINVADGTAKDYEDLIESVIEKVKEHSGVTLEREVRILGESK
- the budA gene encoding acetolactate decarboxylase, with the protein product MDKNVQEPVKLFQYNTLGALMAGLYGGTMTVGELLEHGDLGLGTLDSIDGELIVLDGKAYQAKGSGEQPEIVEVSPDALIPYAAVVPHQAEVIFRQRFEMTDKELEERIESYYDGENLFRSIKIRGEFSHMHVRMIPKSTPETKFADVATHQPEYRRDNVVGTIVGFWTPEIFHGVSVAGYHLHFISDDLTFGGHVMDFVIKEGIIEVGAVDQLDQRFPVQDRQYLFAKFNVDEMKKDIEKAE
- a CDS encoding ABC transporter substrate-binding protein produces the protein MKKLYSFLAGIVAIILVLWGIATHLDSKINSRDSQKLVIYNWGDYIDPELLTQFTEETGIQVQYETFDSNEAMYTKIKQGGTTYDIAIPSEYMINKMKDEDLLVPLDYSKLEGLENIGPEFLNQSFDPGNKFSIPYFWGTLGIVYNETMVDEAPEHWDDLWKPEYKNSIMLFDGAREVLGLGLNSLGYSLNSKDTQQLEETVDKLYKLTPNIKAIVADEMKGYMIQNNAAIGVTFSGEASQMLEKNENLRYVVPTEASNLWFDNMVIPKTVKNQDAAYAFINFMLKPENALKNAEYVGYSTPNLPAKELLPEEKKEDKAFYPDAETMKHLEVYEKFDHKWTGKYSDLFLQFKMYRK
- a CDS encoding ABC transporter permease, whose amino-acid sequence is MKKTSSKLFVVPYMLWIVLFVLAPLVLIFGQSFFNIEGQFSLENYKSYFASQNLTYLKMSFNSVLYAGIVTFVTLLISYPTALFLTRLKHRQLWLMLIILPTWINLLLKAYAFIGIFGQNGSINQFLEFIGIGSQQLLFTDFSFIFVASYIELPFMILPIFNVLDDMDNNLINASYDLGATKWETFRHVIFPLSMNGVRSGVQSVFIPSLSLFMLTRLIGGNRVITLGTAIEQNFLTNDNYGMGSTIGVILILTMFITMWVTKERRER
- a CDS encoding YhfC family intramembrane metalloprotease translates to MTIHIIITMLLLLAFLIGSIWYAKKKHQINLAVLGLGAVAFFVSSQILEKLVHILVLHPQKDGSIALLQDHPLVYIIYGLAMAAFFEETARLIFFKWLEKKRSLEKADALAYGLGHGGLELIFLGLTSLINLYIVLSAVQTQNPQVMQLLSENMLKTIQSLSVWQIYLLGFERILALGFQLLLTVWVYQAVRQKKWIYLLAAYGLHAFFDLAPSLAQVGWLTSPVLVEVILLVELILVAYGTKAIFCKKS
- a CDS encoding ABC transporter permease — encoded protein: MKKFANLYLGLVFLVLYLPIFYLIGYAFNAGNDMNSFTGFSLSHFKTMFGDGRLMLIVTQTFFLAFLSALIATIIGTFGAIYIYQSRKKYQEAFLSLNNILMVAPDVMIGASFLILFTQLKFSLGFLTVLSSHVAFSIPIVVLMVLPRLKEMNGDMIHAAYDLGASQFQMFKEIMLPYLTPSIIAGYFMAFTYSLDDFAVTFFVTGNGFSTLSVEIYSRARKGISLEINALSALVFLFSIILVVGYYFISREKEEQA